A genomic window from Flavobacterium johnsoniae includes:
- a CDS encoding peptidase domain-containing ABC transporter, with the protein MKKFIHYRQADNKDCGPTCLKIIAKYYGKTINIQELRDFSETTREGSNLLFLSDAAEKIGFRTLGVKLSVTRIEEAPLPCILHWNKDHYVVLYKIKKGKFYISDPAFGLLEYNKEEFVKFWIGNNADDETKEGIALLIEATPNFFQSDFDKEENSGLGFRFLSQYLFQYKSFLIQLAIGLLASSLLNLIFPFLTQSIVDVGIQNQNINFIYLILFAMLFIFAGRTGLELIRSWILLHLSTRINISLISDFFIKLMNLPISFFDVRMTGDIMQRINDHRRIEKILTTSSLNVLFSVINMFVMGAVLAYFNLQIFLVFFLGSFFYFGWITLFLKRREVLDYKRFAEVSNEQNKVMELINGMQEIKLHNAEKQKRWGWEYVQARLFRVSIKGLVLEQSQTIGSSVINELKNIFIILLSAKLVIEGSITLGMMLAISAIVGSLNGPITQLIEFVRELQDAKISLARLSEIHQKEDELQQEAHQTNEIPHDADIEIKNLSYRYLGSDTPVLDNLNLVIPANKVTAIVGVSGSGKTTLMKLLLKFYEPEKGEVTIGNAQLKNISQKAWRSNIGAVMQEGFIFSDTIANNIAFGTDRIDKERLVYAADVANIKEYISGLPLGFNTKIGAEGLGMSTGQKQRLLIARAVYKNPEILFFDEATSALDANNEKEIMKKLDVFFKDKTVVVIAHRLSTVMNADQIVVLDKGKIIEMGSHSALVAQKGNYFELVRNQLQLGN; encoded by the coding sequence TTGAAAAAATTCATTCATTACAGACAAGCTGATAATAAAGATTGTGGGCCTACTTGTTTAAAAATTATAGCTAAATATTACGGCAAAACAATCAATATTCAGGAGTTGCGAGATTTTAGCGAAACAACTCGTGAAGGAAGTAATCTGCTTTTTTTGAGTGATGCCGCCGAAAAAATTGGTTTTAGAACTTTAGGCGTAAAATTGTCTGTAACAAGAATTGAAGAAGCGCCTCTTCCGTGTATTCTTCATTGGAATAAAGATCATTATGTTGTTCTTTATAAAATAAAAAAAGGAAAATTCTACATATCAGATCCTGCGTTTGGACTTCTAGAATATAATAAAGAAGAATTTGTTAAGTTCTGGATTGGAAATAATGCAGATGATGAAACAAAAGAAGGAATCGCACTTTTAATAGAAGCAACACCAAATTTCTTTCAATCTGATTTTGATAAAGAAGAAAATTCAGGTTTAGGTTTTAGATTTCTTTCGCAGTATTTATTTCAATATAAATCTTTTTTAATTCAATTGGCAATTGGTCTTCTTGCCAGCAGTTTGCTGAATCTTATTTTTCCATTCTTGACTCAGAGTATTGTCGATGTCGGAATCCAGAATCAGAATATTAATTTTATCTATCTAATTCTTTTTGCAATGCTTTTTATTTTTGCCGGAAGAACAGGTTTAGAATTAATCAGAAGCTGGATTTTACTTCATCTGTCCACAAGAATTAATATTTCGCTGATTTCAGATTTCTTTATAAAATTAATGAATCTGCCGATTTCCTTTTTCGATGTCCGAATGACGGGAGATATTATGCAGCGAATAAATGATCATCGAAGAATCGAAAAAATTCTTACTACATCTTCTTTAAATGTGCTTTTTTCTGTAATTAATATGTTTGTCATGGGCGCAGTTCTGGCTTATTTTAACTTGCAGATATTTTTAGTGTTTTTTCTGGGAAGTTTCTTCTATTTCGGATGGATTACTTTGTTTTTAAAAAGAAGAGAAGTATTAGATTATAAGCGTTTTGCTGAAGTTTCTAATGAGCAAAATAAGGTTATGGAACTTATAAACGGAATGCAGGAAATAAAACTCCACAACGCAGAAAAACAAAAACGCTGGGGGTGGGAATATGTGCAGGCAAGACTTTTTAGAGTTTCGATAAAAGGTTTGGTTTTAGAACAATCTCAGACAATTGGCTCTTCTGTAATTAACGAATTAAAAAATATTTTCATCATTCTTCTTTCTGCCAAGTTAGTAATAGAAGGTTCTATTACGCTGGGTATGATGCTTGCTATAAGTGCTATTGTAGGAAGTTTAAATGGTCCAATTACACAATTAATAGAGTTTGTAAGAGAATTGCAAGATGCCAAAATTTCGCTTGCTAGATTGTCTGAAATTCATCAAAAAGAAGATGAATTGCAGCAAGAAGCTCATCAGACAAATGAAATTCCGCATGATGCTGATATTGAAATTAAAAATCTTTCTTACCGATATTTAGGCTCAGATACTCCAGTTTTAGACAATTTGAATCTAGTAATTCCAGCCAATAAAGTAACCGCAATTGTTGGTGTTAGCGGAAGCGGAAAAACAACTTTGATGAAACTGCTTTTAAAATTTTACGAACCCGAAAAAGGAGAAGTTACAATTGGAAATGCACAACTAAAAAATATTTCTCAAAAAGCTTGGAGATCAAATATTGGAGCCGTGATGCAGGAAGGATTTATTTTTAGCGATACAATTGCCAATAATATTGCTTTTGGAACAGATAGAATTGATAAAGAAAGATTGGTTTATGCCGCAGATGTTGCCAATATTAAAGAATATATAAGTGGATTGCCTCTTGGATTTAATACAAAAATAGGTGCTGAAGGATTAGGAATGAGTACGGGACAAAAACAACGTTTGCTTATTGCGAGAGCGGTTTATAAAAATCCGGAAATTTTGTTTTTTGATGAAGCGACATCGGCTTTAGATGCCAATAATGAGAAAGAAATTATGAAAAAACTCGATGTTTTTTTCAAAGATAAAACAGTAGTTGTAATTGCACATAGATTGAGTACGGTTATGAATGCAGATCAGATTGTGGTTTTAGATAAAGGTAAAATTATCGAAATGGGGAGCCACTCTGCATTGGTAGCACAAAAAGGAAATTATTTTGAACTGGTTAGAAATCAATTACAATTAGGGAATTAA